The Montipora capricornis isolate CH-2021 chromosome 6, ASM3666992v2, whole genome shotgun sequence genome has a window encoding:
- the LOC138053967 gene encoding uncharacterized protein gives MNLYREKLTALKALLTEKLETTKKLDETILELTKPKELEKEIEDSGEFCEHVYSILAKIDLSLEKGKHGEHTQAHATNQENSSTRNTESAKVKLPKLELKSFSGNYQEWQGFWDTFQSAVDGNTGISAIEKFTYLKSCVTSNAESAIAGLPLTADNYKVAIDILKDRFGKPQLLISNYMDALLKLPSVNSVHETKKLRELFDKIEINIRGLNALGVESRSFGNLLVPVVMEKIPSELRLVVSRKFGSEESWNLDALLSALKTELEARERCTAMKTSGANANTPRFEQYRARSKQPHSASALYTGSEEFTQQCVFCKKNHKSINCMTITEPKARRTILRRNGKCFVCLKGGHISTNCPSKAKCFNCEGRHHVTICERIRNIPTSRNVVSDEATSHGSGSSQDRSREAGTSAMHVSNNANSVLLQVAQAFVCRPDNQQLGLNAHVIFDSCSQRSYITSKACEQLNLPTIGKETLLIKTFGDNSASVKECDVVQLCVRTLDEMNVYITSYVVPVICSPVSNQQTRTTLECYPYLQGLQLACDTSDSVSVDVLIGADYYWSFFTGNIIKGDPYGPVALETNLGWVLSGPTMCSTLTRSCTVNLSSTHVLKIESTEISDMKDDLQKFWDLETLGIKEHETSVYDKFSNDITFTGKRYQVKLPFKDNHPMLPDNYTVALRRLTTTIKKLKNQPEILKQYDGVIREQLHSGVVEMVPQDQIPPPGDVHYLPHRTVVRLDRDTTKVRVVYDASSKVFGPSLNDCLHIGPSLNPLLFDILLRFRVHEVALTADIEKAFLNIEIDPEHRDFVRFLWVEDPNKESPEVMVLRFARVVFGVNSSPFILNATIRHHLNTCLPVDSALARELLKSLYVDDYVSGNGDVDSAFKLAKKIKLCLKSGGFNMRKWSSNSESLLKSLEQDEAFSDDFEKSNGPRVEEEDESFSKSVFKQSTEKEQKVLGMLWNPTQDELIYDLNKTLGDVDAQPATRRLILSTATRFFDPLGLIAPVILPFKMMFQKLCKAGKDWDELVDAELNHQWLATLSDLREAGRVSFKRCYAKGLNGDKVNSVQLHCFADASEKAYGAVVYMRVEYEARVECQIVSSKTRVAPLAKQTIPRLELLSNLTATRLLNSVSQALDGVKIDDIFNWTDSMISLWWITNTDKEYKQFVENRVAEIRRNSRPEQWSSGAVSSLVTTCVQGKEEEPSLANLINLENFSSLTKLLRVTVLVVLFIEKLKKTRSREGTEEDFTKLYRQAEMLWIRHVQQEISKSDKYPQMKSSLGLYRDEEGILRCRGRIGMSSLPYDTRFPILLPRSQYFTKLVILKCHDQVMHNGVAETLVQVRSRYWIVKGRQTVKSIINKCVLCKKLEGRPYGTPPTSQLPGFRLSDEFAFTMSDNGSTFKSEELKKLLADHRIEWKFNVALAPWWGGFFERLVRSTKRCLKKTLGTARVSYEELLSVVVEIEGILNSRPLTYVDDELRSPLTPSQLVIGRRLLSKEEKTPSEAPQTRSELSRRAKYLTTVLSQFWRRWQKEYLTELRVHHNCQLKNRQPTVNVGDVVCIHKDRTPRLLWNMGVVKALITGRDGFHRAAVVRTRSGDRVIDVTRPLKKLFPVETGLGVHERQKGNTDFPITFVGNAEQEHVAEH, from the exons ATGAACTTGTACCG GGAAAAGTTAACGGCTCTGAAAGCCTTGTTGACCGAAAAATTGGAAACGACAAAAAAGCTGGATGAAACAATATTAGAGCTGACCAAACCAAAGGAACTGGAGAAAGAAATAGAAGATTCTGGTGAGTTTTGTGAGCACGTTTACAGTATTTTAGCGAAAATCGATTTGAGTTTGGAGAAAGGGAAACATGGCGAACACACACAGGCCCATGCGACAAATCAGGAAAATAGTAGTACCAGAAATACCGAAAGCGCAAAAGTGAAACTACCTAAACTCGAACTCAAATCATTTTCGGGAAATTATCAAGAATGGCAGGGTTTCTGGGACACATTTCAATCTGCTGTCGATGGAAATACTGGCATCTCGGCCATTGAAAAATTCACCTATCTGAAGAGTTGTGTGACAAGCAATGCTGAATCCGCAATTGCTGGACTGCCTCTTACCGCAGACAATTATAAAGTAGCCATTGACATTCTTAAGGACCGATTTGGTAAACCGCAGTTGCTGATATCAAATTATATGGATGCCTTATTGAAACTTCCATCTGTcaattcagtgcatgaaacaaagaaattacgTGAATTGTTTGACAAGATTGAAATCAACATTCGAGGTTTGAATGCGTTAGGAGTTGAATCACGGTCCTTTGGGAATTTATTGGTCCCAGTCGTGATGGAAAAAATCCCCTCAGAATTACGATTGGTTGTAAGCCGTAAGTTTGGCAGTGAGGAATCATGGAATCTTGATGCCTTGTTGAGTGCACTGAAAACTGAGTTGGAAGCCAGGGAAAGATGTACTGCAATGAAAACAAGTGGTGCAAATGCCAATACACCCAGGTTTGAACAGTACAGAGCAAGAAGCAAACAACCCCATTCTGCCTCTGCCCTTTATACAGGCAGTGAGGAATTTACTCAACAATGTGTTTTTTGCAAGAAGAATCACAAATCCATTAACTGCATGACCATCACTGAACCGAAAGCTAGGAGAACAATTCTGAGACGAAATGGCAAGTGTTTTGTGTGCCTGAAGGGTGGCCATATCTCCACAAATTGTCCGTCAAAGGCAAAATGCTTTAACTGTGAAGGTAGACACCATGTAACCATTTGTGAAAGAATAAGGAACATTCCAACATCCAGGAATGTAGTTAGTGACGAGGCAACATCACATGGATCTGGATCATCTCAAGATAGGAGCAGAGAAGCTGGAACTTCAGCAATGCACGTTAGCAACAATGCCAACTCTGTGTTGTTGCAGGTAGCCCAAGCCTTTGTTTGCAGACCAGATAACCAACAACTTGGATTGAATGCCCATGTGATATTTGATTCCTGTAGCCAGAGATCATACATAACCAGTAAGGCATGTGAACAATTGAACCTACCAACCATTGGTAAGGAGACACTTTTGATCAAAACATTTGGAGATAACTCAGCCTCTGTGAAGGAATGTGATGTTGTGCAATTGTGTGTCAGAACATTGGATGAAATGAATGTGTATATCACCTCATATGTTGTACCAGTAATTTGCAGCCCAGTGTCCAATCAACAGACTCGAACCACGTTGGAATGCTACCCCTACTTGCAGGGTCTACAACTTGCATGTGATACAAGTGATTCTGTCAGTGTTGATGTGCTGATAGGAGCAGATTATTACTGGTCGTTCTTTACTGGGAACATCATTAAAGGAGATCCCTATGGACCAGTAGCCCTTGAAACCAATTTAGGTTGGGTTTTATCAGGACCAACTATGTGCTCAACATTGACAAGGTCATGCACTGTGAATCTGAGTTCCACGCATGTGTTAAAGATAGAGTCCACAGAGATAAGTGATATGAAGGATGATCTGCAGAAATTTTGGGACTTAGAAACTTTGGGCATTAAGGAACATGAAACTTCAGTCtatgacaagttttcaaatgacatcaCATTTACTGGAAAGAGATACCAGGTCAAGTTACCATTCAAGGATAATCACCCCATGTTACCAGACAATTATACAGTGGCATTGCGTAGACTGACAACAACAATCAAGAAGCTCAAGAACCAACCAGAAATTCTGAAGCAGTATGATGGTGTGATTAGAGAGCAACTGCACAGTGGTGTGGTTGAAATGGTACCACAAGATCAAATACCACCGCCTGGAGATGTCCACTATCTTCCACACAGGACAgtagtgagacttgacagagaTACAACTAAGGTGAGAGTTGTATACGATGCCTCATCTAAAGTGTTTGGGCCTAGTTTAAATGACTGTCTGCACATTGGACCTTCTCTTAATCCCTTGTTATTTGACATTTTGCTGAGGTTCAGAGTCCATGAAGTTGCCCTAACTGCAGACATCGAGAAGGCGTTTTTGAACATTGAGATTGATCCTGAACACAGGGACTTTGTGAGATTTTTATGGGTGGAAGATCCGAATAAGGAAAGTCCAGAAGTCATGGTACTACGTTTTGCACGTGTGGTATTTGGTGTAAACTCAAGTCCTTTCATTCTAAATGCCACAATCAGACACCATTTGAACACATGTTTGCCAGTGGACAGTGCACTTGCAAGAGAGCTGTTGAAGTCTTTATATGTTGATGACTATGTGTCTGGAAATGGTGACGTGGATAGTGCGTTCAAATTGGCTAAGAAGATAAAGCTCTGTCTTAAGTCAGGAGGCTTCAATATGAGAAAGTGGAGTAGCAATTCAGAAAGTCTGCTGAAATCACTGGAACAAGATGAAGCTTTCAGTGATGACTTTGAAAAGAGCAATGGACCTagagtagaagaagaagacgaaagcTTCTCTAAATCAGTTTTCAAGCAAAGTACAGAAAAGGAGCAAAAGGTTTTGGGAATGCTTTGGAACCCAACCCAAGATGAACTGATTTATGATCTGAACAAGACATTGGGAGATGTAGATGCCCAACCAGCAACAAGAAGATTGATTCTCAGTACAGCTACAAGGTTTTTTGACCCCTTGGGGTTGATAGCTCCGGTCATTCTTCCATTCAAGATGATGTTTCAGAAACTTTGCAAGGCTGGAAAAGACTGGGACGAGTTGGTCGATGCTGAACTCAATCACCAGTGGCTGGCGACTCTATCGGATTTGAGAGAGGCTGGAAGAGTGAGCTTTAAGAGATGTTATGCTAAGGGATTGAATGGAGACAAGGTCAATTCAGTCCAACTTCACTGTTTTGCTGACGCATCGGAAAAGGCTTATGGAGCTGTGGTCTACATGAGAGTAGAGTATGAGGCGAGGGTGGAATGTCAGATAGTATCTTCGAAGACAAGAGTTGCACCATTAGCTAAACAAACTATCCCTCGTCTGGAGTTGCTGTCCAACTTAACTGCGACCAGATTGTTGAACAGCGTGAGTCAAGCATTAGACGGCGTAAAAATTGACGATATTTTTAACTGGACAGATTCCATGATTTCGCTGTGGTGGATCACAAACACTGATAAGGAGTACAAGCAGTTTGTCGAGAACCGAGTGGCCGAAATTCGAAGGAATTCACGCCCTGAGCAGTGGAGCAGTGGAG CTGTTTCCAGCTTAGTCACCACGTGCGTTCAAGGGAAGGAAGAAGAACCGAGTCTAGCTAACTTAATCAATCTTGAGAACTTTAGTTCTTTAACCAAGCTTCTAAGAGTGACTGTGTTGGTTGTGTTGTTTATTGAGAAATTGAAGAAGACGAGGTCCCGAGAAGGAACGGAAGAAGATTTTACGAAATTGTACAGACAAGCAGAGATGTTGTGGATTAGGCACGTTCAGCAAGAGATCTCAAAAAGCGACAAGTATCCACAGATGAAGTCATCATTAGGACTTTATCGAGACGAAGAAGGGATACTACGATGTCGAGGAAGAATTGGCATGTCTTCCCTACCGTACGATACACGATTTCCGATACTGTTGCCGAGAAGTCAATATTTCACTAAGTTGGTGATTCTCAAGTGCCATGATCAAGTGATGCACAATGGAGTGGCAGAGACCTTGGTTCAAGTTAGGTCACGGTATTGGATTGTGAAGGGCAGACAAACGGTGAAGAGTATAATCAACAAGTGTGTACTgtgcaagaaacttgaaggtCGTCCATATGGAACGCCACCTACCTCTCAACTTCCAGGGTTCAGATTGTCCGACGAATTTGCATTTACAA TGTCAGATAATGGATCCACTTTCAAGAGTGAAGAGCTGAAGAAGTTGCTAGCAGACCACCGCATAGAATGGAAATTTAATGTCGCGTTAGCTCCTTGGTGGGGAGGATTTTTTGAACGTCTCGTTAGATCAACTAAACGCTGTCTCAAGAAAACCTTAGGAACCGCGAGAGTCAGCTATGAAGAATTGCTCTCTGTTGTTGTGGAAATAGAGGGAATACTGAATTCACGACCTCTCACGTACGTGGATGATGAATTACGAAGTCCGTTGACGCCGTCACAATTGGTTATTGGTCGTCGCCTGTTgagtaaagaagagaaaactcccTCGGAAGCGCCTCAGACCAGAAGTGAATTGTCAAGACGTGCGAAGTATCTGACAACTGTTCTGTCGCAGTTTTGGAGACGTTGGCAGAAGGAGTACTTGACAGAGTTACGTGTCCATCATAATTGCCAACTGAAAAACAGGCAACCAACTGTCAATGTAGGAGACGTTGTTTGCATTCACAAGGACAGGACGCCGAGACTATTGTGGAATATGGGAGTGGTCAAAGCCCTCATTACAGGACGAGATGGATTTCACCGAGCAGCAGTGGTGAGAACTCGAAGTGGAGATCGAGTAATCGACGTGACAAGACCCTTAAAGAAGTTGTTTCCTGTAGAAACTGGATTAGGAGTACATGAACGTCAGAAAGGGAACACTGATTTTCCAATTACCTTTGTGGGAAACGCTGAACAAGAACACGTAGCTGAACATTAA